A stretch of Crossiella cryophila DNA encodes these proteins:
- a CDS encoding DUF885 domain-containing protein has product MEGHQLVREYLLLGLRFDRLVDGFVDAYTGDPLLRRQVGDEPRPDPAALAARARELRAELPGINLAPERIAFLDSHLIALECSGRKLAGEAVSFVTEVESYFQVRITPGDQDEYRAAHAELSALLPGESSLETRLNTFRGRDLVPPEKLATVVHALSSALRDTVRGTFGLPEQELVEYEIVTDKPWSGFNYYLGGYHSKVAINADLGHRMANLPHLVAHESYPGHHTEHCRKESGLVDKLGQAEQTIFLVNTPQCLMAEGLADLGLHAVIGAGWGRWTQEIVGDLGLRMEGEQQERMEGALGKLASVRQDAALMLHDRGADVDEVAMFLRRWLLCTDARARQMIRFLSDPLWRAYTTTYVEGYRLLRTWLNARPSGQTVAQRYHRLLDEPLIPAGVRAEIAADIPAVPRVG; this is encoded by the coding sequence GTGGAGGGACACCAGCTCGTACGCGAGTACCTGTTGCTCGGCCTGCGCTTCGACCGCCTGGTCGACGGTTTCGTCGACGCCTACACCGGCGATCCGTTGCTGCGCAGGCAGGTCGGCGACGAACCCCGGCCCGACCCCGCCGCGCTGGCGGCCAGGGCGAGGGAACTGCGGGCCGAGCTGCCGGGCATCAACCTGGCGCCGGAACGCATCGCCTTCCTGGACTCGCACCTGATCGCGCTGGAGTGCTCCGGCCGCAAGCTGGCCGGGGAGGCGGTCTCCTTCGTCACGGAGGTCGAGTCCTACTTCCAGGTCCGCATCACCCCCGGCGACCAGGACGAGTACCGGGCCGCGCACGCCGAGCTGTCCGCGCTGCTGCCCGGTGAGTCCTCGCTGGAGACCCGGCTGAACACCTTCCGCGGCCGGGACCTGGTGCCGCCGGAGAAGCTGGCAACGGTGGTGCACGCCCTCTCCAGCGCGTTGCGGGACACCGTTCGCGGTACCTTCGGCCTGCCGGAGCAGGAGCTGGTCGAGTACGAGATCGTCACGGACAAACCCTGGAGCGGCTTCAACTACTACCTCGGCGGCTACCACTCCAAGGTCGCCATCAACGCCGATCTGGGCCACCGGATGGCCAACCTGCCGCACCTGGTCGCGCACGAGTCCTATCCGGGCCACCACACCGAGCACTGCCGCAAGGAATCCGGGCTGGTGGACAAGCTGGGCCAGGCCGAGCAGACCATCTTCCTGGTCAACACCCCGCAGTGCCTGATGGCCGAGGGACTCGCCGATCTGGGCCTGCACGCGGTGATCGGCGCCGGCTGGGGCCGGTGGACCCAGGAGATCGTCGGCGATCTGGGGCTGCGGATGGAGGGCGAGCAGCAGGAGCGGATGGAAGGCGCGCTCGGCAAGCTGGCCAGTGTGCGCCAGGACGCCGCGCTGATGCTGCACGACCGCGGCGCGGACGTGGACGAGGTGGCCATGTTCCTGCGCCGCTGGCTGCTGTGCACGGACGCGCGGGCCCGGCAGATGATCCGGTTCCTGTCCGATCCGTTGTGGCGGGCCTACACCACCACCTACGTCGAGGGGTACCGGCTGCTGCGGACCTGGCTGAACGCCCGGCCCTCCGGCCAGACCGTGGCCCAGCGGTACCACCGGTTGCTGGACGAGCCGTTGATCCCGGCGGGGGTGCGCGCCGAGATCGCCGCGGACATCCCGGCCGTGCCGCGGGTCGGATGA
- a CDS encoding PfkB family carbohydrate kinase, producing the protein MNPVRGRLLCVGLATVDLLHRVPRFPAGNEKVTAHRQDIAAGGPACNAAVTAAVAGSAVTLLTALGDHPLARLVHQELAGFGITVRDCTPDRHDSPAVSAITVHERTGDRSIVSTDAGGVTAQPPADLPELLADADAVLIDGHHPALAAAAVRGSAPVVFDAGRHRPHHDELLAAATVVICSGDYRLPGQDSREGTVAGLRRITRTGAMTRGGEPIAYWDREHGTGELAVPRVPVRDTLGAGDAFHGAFAASVAHSGWDPAEFVRHLDFAAAVAAIRVRSIGPRDWLEHVPRVTKIRQ; encoded by the coding sequence ATGAACCCGGTCCGCGGCCGCCTGCTCTGCGTTGGACTGGCCACCGTCGACCTGCTGCACCGGGTGCCGCGATTCCCGGCGGGCAACGAAAAGGTCACGGCACATCGACAGGACATTGCCGCAGGTGGTCCGGCATGTAACGCCGCGGTTACCGCCGCGGTGGCCGGATCGGCCGTCACTCTCCTGACCGCACTCGGAGATCACCCGTTGGCACGTCTCGTGCATCAGGAACTGGCTGGTTTCGGCATAACCGTGCGTGACTGCACGCCGGACCGGCACGACTCGCCCGCGGTCTCCGCGATCACCGTGCACGAGCGGACCGGGGACCGCAGCATCGTCTCCACCGACGCCGGTGGCGTCACCGCCCAGCCGCCGGCCGACCTGCCCGAGCTGCTCGCCGATGCCGACGCGGTGCTCATCGACGGCCACCATCCGGCCCTGGCCGCGGCCGCCGTCCGGGGCAGCGCACCGGTGGTCTTCGACGCCGGTCGCCACCGCCCGCACCACGACGAGCTGCTGGCCGCGGCCACCGTGGTGATCTGCTCCGGCGACTACCGACTACCAGGTCAGGACAGTCGCGAGGGCACCGTCGCCGGACTCCGGCGGATCACCCGCACCGGCGCGATGACCCGTGGTGGCGAGCCGATCGCCTACTGGGACCGCGAGCACGGGACCGGCGAGCTGGCCGTGCCGCGGGTGCCGGTGCGGGACACGCTGGGGGCTGGCGACGCCTTCCACGGTGCGTTCGCGGCCTCGGTCGCGCACAGCGGCTGGGACCCGGCGGAGTTCGTCCGGCACCTGGACTTCGCGGCGGCGGTGGCGGCGATCCGGGTGCGGAGCATCGGGCCGCGGGACTGGCTGGAACACGTACCGAGAGTGACGAAAATCCGACAATAA
- a CDS encoding CoA-binding protein codes for MHPQWQDPEVIARLVRTARTVAVVGVSARPDRPSHQIAHYLHRQGIRVFPVNPALQEVFGLQVYPDLAAVPEHIDIVDVFRRSEVVAPVAEQAIAVQAGALWLQLGIEDEASCAKAAAAGLDVVVNRCLMVDHRDRTG; via the coding sequence GTGCACCCCCAGTGGCAGGACCCCGAGGTGATCGCGCGACTCGTGCGCACCGCCCGCACCGTGGCCGTGGTCGGCGTCAGCGCGCGACCGGACCGGCCGAGTCACCAGATCGCGCACTACCTGCACCGGCAGGGAATCCGGGTGTTCCCGGTGAACCCGGCGCTGCAGGAGGTGTTCGGTCTCCAGGTCTACCCGGACCTGGCCGCGGTGCCCGAGCACATCGACATCGTGGACGTCTTCCGCCGCTCCGAGGTGGTGGCGCCGGTGGCCGAGCAGGCGATCGCGGTGCAAGCGGGCGCGCTGTGGCTGCAACTGGGCATCGAGGACGAAGCCTCCTGTGCCAAGGCCGCGGCGGCCGGACTGGACGTGGTGGTGAACCGCTGCCTGATGGTCGACCACCGCGACCGCACCGGCTGA
- a CDS encoding PhoH family protein, whose translation MYVLDTSVLLSDPWAITRFAEHQVVLPLVVISELEGKRHHPELGWFAREALRLLDDLRVLHGRLDSPVPIGEDGGTLHVELNHSDPEVLPSGFRTDSNDARILACALNLAAENNQVTLVTKDMPLRVKASAVGLAADEYRAQDVTPSGWTGTADLEVGPHIVDTLYKESVVDLDEARDLPCHTGLRLLAGTASALARVTPDKRVRLVRGDREAFGLHGRSAEQRIALDLLLDPEVGIVSLGGRAGTGKSALALCAGLEAVMERRLHRKVVVFRPVYAVGGQELGYLPGSENEKMMPWAQAVFDTLGAMVSKDVIDEVLDRGMLEVLPLTHIRGRSLHDSFVIVDEAQSLERNVLLTVLSRLGTGSRVVLTHDVAQRDNLRVGRHDGIAAVIEKLKGHPLFAHVTLTRSERSPIAALVTEMLEGDYLS comes from the coding sequence TTGTACGTGCTGGACACCTCGGTGCTGCTGTCCGACCCCTGGGCGATCACCCGGTTCGCGGAGCACCAGGTGGTGCTGCCGCTCGTGGTGATCAGCGAGCTGGAGGGGAAACGACACCACCCGGAGCTGGGCTGGTTCGCTCGCGAGGCACTGCGCTTGCTCGATGACCTCCGCGTCCTGCACGGGAGGTTGGACTCGCCAGTTCCGATCGGCGAGGACGGCGGCACCCTCCATGTGGAGCTGAACCACTCGGACCCGGAGGTCTTGCCCTCCGGATTCCGCACCGATTCCAACGACGCCAGGATCCTCGCCTGCGCGTTGAACCTGGCGGCGGAGAACAACCAGGTCACCCTGGTCACCAAGGACATGCCGCTGCGGGTCAAGGCCAGCGCGGTGGGTCTGGCGGCCGATGAGTACCGGGCCCAGGACGTCACCCCGTCCGGCTGGACCGGCACGGCTGACCTGGAGGTCGGCCCGCACATCGTGGACACGCTCTACAAGGAGAGCGTGGTCGACCTGGACGAGGCAAGGGATCTGCCCTGCCACACCGGGTTGCGCCTGCTGGCCGGCACCGCGAGCGCGCTGGCCAGGGTCACCCCGGACAAGCGGGTGCGGCTGGTCCGCGGCGACCGGGAGGCATTCGGGCTGCACGGCCGCTCGGCCGAGCAGCGGATCGCGCTGGATCTGTTGCTGGACCCCGAGGTCGGCATCGTCTCGCTCGGCGGGCGAGCGGGCACCGGCAAGTCCGCGCTGGCGCTGTGCGCCGGGCTGGAAGCCGTGATGGAGCGGCGACTGCACCGCAAGGTGGTGGTCTTCCGGCCGGTCTACGCCGTCGGCGGGCAGGAACTCGGGTACCTGCCGGGCAGCGAGAACGAGAAGATGATGCCCTGGGCCCAGGCCGTGTTCGACACCCTGGGCGCGATGGTCAGCAAGGACGTCATCGACGAGGTGCTCGACCGCGGCATGCTGGAGGTGCTGCCGCTGACCCACATCCGAGGGCGGTCGCTGCACGACTCGTTCGTGATCGTGGACGAGGCGCAGTCGCTGGAGCGCAACGTGCTGCTCACCGTGCTCTCGCGGCTGGGCACCGGTTCCAGGGTGGTGCTGACCCACGACGTGGCGCAGCGGGACAACCTGCGGGTCGGCAGGCATGACGGCATCGCCGCGGTGATCGAGAAGCTGAAGGGGCATCCGCTGTTCGCGCATGTCACCCTCACCCGCTCGGAACGCTCCCCGATCGCGGCCCTGGTCACCGAGATGCTGGAGGGCGACTACCTGAGCTGA
- the trhA gene encoding PAQR family membrane homeostasis protein TrhA: protein MPAATLPPTAPAQYDKPLMRGRIHQWSFFISLVAGATLIAMAASTVSARAALATSIYTVTILGLFGISALYHRRTWLTEGALRWMRRLDHSMIFLFIAGTYTPFCLLAMDPGLGNVILAVVWGGALAGVTLKLAWPEAPRWLGVPIYIALGWVAVFVLPELGARGGVTALVLLLVGGLFYTVGGIMYGIRRPNPWPKVFGFHEFFHAATALAALSHYIAVWLVLYP, encoded by the coding sequence GTGCCAGCTGCGACCCTCCCGCCCACTGCCCCGGCCCAGTACGACAAGCCGTTGATGCGTGGCCGGATCCACCAGTGGTCGTTCTTCATCTCGCTGGTCGCCGGCGCCACCCTGATCGCGATGGCCGCCAGCACGGTCTCCGCCCGCGCCGCCCTCGCCACCTCGATCTACACGGTGACCATCCTGGGCCTGTTCGGCATCAGCGCGCTCTACCACCGGCGCACCTGGCTGACCGAGGGCGCACTGCGCTGGATGCGCCGCCTGGACCACTCGATGATCTTCCTGTTCATCGCGGGCACCTACACCCCGTTCTGCCTGCTGGCGATGGATCCGGGGCTGGGCAACGTGATCCTGGCCGTGGTCTGGGGCGGCGCGCTGGCAGGCGTGACGCTGAAACTGGCCTGGCCGGAGGCCCCGCGCTGGCTGGGCGTGCCGATCTACATCGCACTGGGCTGGGTCGCGGTCTTCGTCCTGCCCGAACTCGGCGCCCGCGGCGGCGTGACCGCCCTGGTGCTGCTGCTGGTCGGCGGCCTGTTCTACACCGTGGGCGGGATCATGTACGGCATCCGCAGGCCCAACCCGTGGCCGAAGGTCTTCGGCTTCCACGAGTTCTTCCACGCCGCCACCGCACTGGCCGCGCTGAGCCACTACATCGCGGTCTGGCTGGTGCTCTACCCCTGA
- a CDS encoding isoprenyl transferase — translation MGVRQRVRDLLEIGYEWRLRRGMVGMEHPRHVGVILDGNRRWAKEAGFADVNDGHRIGAMKIEQMLGWCREVGVEVVTLWLLSTDNLDRPPEELHPLLEIIAGVVDELTEPATGLRVRIVGALDLLPTETAARLSAAALRTRDRKGMEVNVAVGYGGRREIADAVRKLLLQHAEAGTTIEELAEVLDVDHIAEHLYTSGQPDPDLLIRTSGEQRLSGFLLWQSAHSEFWFCEAYWPEFRRIDFLRALRAYAVRHRRFGS, via the coding sequence GTGGGTGTACGTCAGCGGGTCCGCGACCTTCTCGAAATCGGCTACGAATGGCGACTGCGCCGCGGCATGGTCGGGATGGAACATCCCCGCCACGTCGGGGTGATTCTGGACGGCAATCGCAGATGGGCCAAGGAAGCCGGGTTCGCCGACGTCAACGACGGGCACCGGATCGGCGCGATGAAGATCGAGCAGATGCTCGGCTGGTGCCGTGAGGTCGGTGTCGAGGTGGTCACCCTGTGGCTGCTCTCCACCGACAACCTGGATCGCCCGCCGGAGGAGCTGCACCCCCTGCTGGAGATCATCGCCGGCGTGGTGGACGAGCTGACCGAACCCGCCACCGGCCTGCGGGTGCGGATAGTGGGCGCGCTGGACCTGCTGCCCACCGAGACCGCGGCCCGGCTCTCCGCCGCCGCCCTGCGCACCAGGGACCGCAAGGGCATGGAGGTCAACGTCGCGGTCGGCTACGGCGGCCGCCGGGAGATCGCCGACGCGGTGCGCAAACTGTTGCTGCAGCACGCCGAGGCCGGCACCACCATCGAGGAACTGGCCGAGGTGCTCGATGTCGACCACATCGCCGAACACCTCTACACCTCCGGCCAGCCCGACCCGGACCTGCTCATCCGCACCTCCGGCGAACAGCGCCTCTCCGGTTTCCTGCTCTGGCAGTCCGCGCACTCGGAGTTCTGGTTCTGCGAGGCGTACTGGCCGGAGTTCCGCCGCATCGACTTCCTGCGCGCGCTGCGCGCCTACGCGGTCCGGCACCGGCGTTTCGGCTCGTAG
- a CDS encoding PE domain-containing protein: MAPPDSGATMRISPESAARLAARLRLLLDRLEVLRSRGLQATRLAPPAKDPVSALAMARYRDLVDRGPDSFLAEMDQAIIELRRQLTAATTMATDYRTVERDNSHVQGLPGDK; this comes from the coding sequence ATGGCACCTCCCGATTCCGGGGCCACCATGCGGATCAGTCCGGAAAGCGCGGCCAGACTGGCGGCGCGACTCCGGCTGCTACTCGATCGCCTTGAGGTGCTGCGCAGCAGGGGGCTGCAGGCGACCAGGCTCGCGCCACCGGCGAAAGACCCGGTCAGCGCGCTGGCCATGGCCAGGTACCGGGATCTGGTCGACCGCGGGCCGGACTCCTTCCTGGCCGAGATGGACCAGGCGATCATCGAACTGCGGCGGCAACTCACTGCCGCCACGACCATGGCAACCGATTACCGGACTGTTGAGCGTGACAATTCGCACGTTCAGGGTTTACCGGGTGACAAATAA